The nucleotide sequence GCATCATTAAGCTTAATCTCTTATATCGGCTGCGGCATCTCCATGTTTTTTCACACTGTCGCTCTGTTCATGCATTTTCTGCGGTagagtattttaaaaatataacatatttACTGTAAGCTTTTTGACCAATTGCTATTGTTCCTCTTTTTGATAAAAACATCTGCTAAGTGATTAAATGCATGTTACAAATacattatgtttttatatttgaacAGGAAAGCTAAATCAAACCAGGCCACAAAGATCTTGATGAACATGTTTGTGGCTTTGTTTCTCCTGAATTTATCATTTTTGACAAACGAGAGTGTGGCCAACACAGAAGTCATGTCTGCGTGCATCTTCATAGCGCTGCTCATGCATTACTCCATGCTGACTACATTCACTTGGTTCTTCATTCAAGCTCTTCATATGTACTTATGGCTCATCAGAAAGACCAtgaccatcacaaactacatgaGGAAGATCACCTTGTTTGGCTGGAGTGAGTTATAGAGAGAATCCACCTGTTATACtgtagtaataataattcattagttacatttatatagagcttttcTGGATACTCAACGagctttacatttagaaaaggGAAATCtcttcaaccaccaccaatgtgcagcatccacctggatgatgcaacaggagccatattgcgccagaacactcaccacacaccagcttatggtggagGAGACCGattgatgaagccaatcaggatagggggatTATTAgtaggccatgatggacagaggccaatgggcaaatttggccaggatgctggggttacaactctactctttatcgaaggacatcctgaaatttttaatgaccacggaGAGTCAGggcctcggtttaacgtctcatccgaaggacggtgctctttttgacagtatagtgtccttatcgctatactggggtgttagaacccacacagaccacagacttgctggcctcactaacacctctaccagcagacacctagttttcccagttggtctcccgtCCAGGTACTGACCcagctcagccctgcttagcttcagtgggaaaccagttttgggctacagggtgatttGGCTGCTGTAGCCGTGAAGTGCCCGAATTATGCTATTTTCGaattccctttcagtcagtacactaCGAGTTACGTCAGTGCTGAcaaaatgggggtttcgcttagaaagcCAGCTGCCTTCAATCTCAATCAAAACGATCCAATGACATGGAGATGTCATGGGTCTGCGGAATTTGCCTAATGCAAGCCCGCCCCACAGCGTGGGTATAAACGGCGTTGCATAGCAGTCACGcatttatgtttctgcttcggagccgaGTTTAAACTTGCCTACCTTAGCGATCTTCTCTTCAAGACGAGTATCTCCCCAGATGTTAGTGTGACGGCGCATTCCAGCGGGTTCTGCATTTCTATCGATCTGTGCAGGTCTGTGTGTTCTCCCTGGGCGTCTCAGCACTCTGCTTGAGTAAAAActcctcacaaaaagagcttcaCATGGCatgtctttttaaagatgtctcGCCTGTGCTCCGATCCTGGGTGTGGTCGGCTGGTTAGTCCGTTTGACGGGCTTGAGCGCTGCTTAGTTTGCTTGGGCTTAGTGCATGCTGATCGGGCGTTCATGGATGCATCATGTTCCCACTGCAGGGAATTCCTTCAAATTCCTCTGATTCCTCTGGAAGTGAGGATTCGGCTATGTTGCCTCCCTCGGGAGTGCCAGCATTGTCCGAGTCTGATCCAGAGCTAACAGCCATGCTAGCCCGGGCAGCCGAGAGCATTGGGCTCGAGTGGAATCCTCCGCCGTGTCCCGAGTGCTCAAGGCTCGATGATTGGTATCTGGGGGCGGCCCGCGCCGAGCGCGCCCGCCAGCCTCCAGTGCCTTTCTTTCCCAAGGTGCATGAAGAGGTGACGAAGTCGTGGAAGGCTCCATTGTCTTATTGCGACCGCTTGGCAGCCGCTTCCGCCTTCACTGCGCTCGATGGGGGTGTGACtaaagggtacactggggttcCCCCCGTGGAGCGTTCTGttgcgatgcaactgtgtccgcAGAGCGCCACCACGTGGCGTGGCGACCCAAAGCACCCCTCCAAAGCCTGTAGGTTCTCAGCCACGCTTGTGGGTAAGGCCTACAGAGCTGCGGGGCAGACTGCGTCCGCTTTGCATTCAATGGCAATCCTTCAAGTCCATCAGGCGAAGGTGCTCAGAGCAAGCACATCATCCCTCCTGCAGCACCCTCCCCTCCCGCttggccacagcagcagcctccagCGGGCCGAAGCGCTGAGGTGTCTGCAGGAAGGCGGCTCAGCCGGAGGTGAACTCGGTTCTCTCCAAGGAAACGGTGACAGGACCGCTCCTTCCCCCGGAGGAGGGCCGGGGGAAAATCTTTTGTTCCAAAACACCCAACACGCTGCTGACCCTCAAAAAGGCGGCACCCTTTTGTTGGTTAAAGATAGAACCGAATTACTCACCTCCGAGCCCCAAGAGGGCGCGGCGCAACTGGCAGTGTGTGCCGCCTCAGTGCCTCACCACTCTCAGTCccctctgtcgccagcccctcCCAGTCGAGACCCCCGCGGGATGCTCCGCCTCCCCTGGTCTCCACTGGCAGGACGCGGAACTCGACCCCGCCCCCTTCCATGCCTCCTGGGTCTGGGCCGGGCGTTCTGCTTTGCTGCCCCACGACGGGTACGCCTGTGGCTCGCATGATCCCCTTGGTTCAGTTTTTGAGGGCCTGGCAAGAGCTCCCCAAGCTGTCCCACTGGCTCGCCCGCATCATCcggctcggctatgcgattcagtttgCACAATCTCTTCCCCACTTCGGGGAGTCCGCTATACGCTGGTGGGTGGCAAGGCCCCTGTCCTGCGTGCGGAGATCGacaccctactggcgaagggtgccGTCGAGAttgtctggcttttacagcccttacttcattgtacccaagacaGGCGGTGGGTTACgtccaatcctggacctgcgcatCTTGAACCGAACCCTACACAGGCTTTCCATCAAGATGTTGACAGCCAAACGCATTTTCGAATGCGGTCGTGCATGCGATTGGTTTACAGCGATAGACCTGAAGGATgcatactttcatgtctccatacttcctcgacacagaccgtttcttcagtttagattagattagattagatagAAGTTTATtgtcattacaaatgtacaaGTACACTGCAACGAAATTTGTTTCTTGGAGCAAGCCTCCGGGCTGCAGCTATTTACCAGCGCTGCCACACGCTCTccgtagaaaaaaaaaaaatgcagattttGCAAAGCATAGCATACGTACATACATAAGaaacacaacataacataacacagCACACGTGGTCACGTGATGGAATTTTTTGTTTGGATTGGGTAAGGGAGGAAGGGAGGGAAGAGGCAGACGGATGGAGGAGGGGATGGGATCGGGGTGGGTGTGTATGGTGCGAGTAAGAGTCTGAGTTTGTGTTGTGAGAATGTCAGCCATAACTTAAGATGTTTACAGTTCAGTTCTGTGGCTTGCCCTTGAAGGGCGATAAGGCAGTGCACGGGGAACGATAGCAGACCCAGCTGTCAAGCTGACCTCCCAACCGAGAGAAAGGGAGAAGGTGGGGGTTGCAGGGTGAAATTAAGCAATTTTAATCCATTTTAGTTGATCTTCTGTAATTTGCCCGGATCGTAATCAATCAGTCACTGATCCTCAGCGTTCCTGGCGCACGTCCGGCTCATGGAGTGACTTGGACATTTCGTCCAATTTCACCCAGACCGGTCATAATCCGTAGAAGTTCACCAGTCTGTCCTCCGATGGTGTCCACTCTATTCTGTGTTTCCACAGTCCGAGCTGATATGTAACGGTTCAGTTCATCGGTCTGTGTCACTCTCCGATCTAATACCTTCAGTCGGTCACTCACAACCCCGAAGCACCCTATAATTTCGGCAGACAGCGGCTGGGTGAATTTGCAGGCAGCTGTCTTACAAATCTTCCGATATGTCAGGGCAGTCCCAAGGCCGAGAAATAGGAACCCCGctatcaaaaatacaaatatgaaTATATCCTCTGCATCCTCCACGGACAGGGCTTCCAGGCACAGGACTTGCCAGTTGTTCCAGGCGTCCCGCATGTAGCCCGCAGTGAAGGTCCCGTCCGGGCAGATGGGTTCTCCCGGAGCACCCTTCCTTTGTGGGAAAATCTTGTCAATTGCGCTGAGTGACCAGTTAATCAATTCCATTTCCAGTATTTTCAGGAGTCCAGCAAGCAGGGggtcagagaaaaaaaaaagttgaacaagacaaaaacaagaGCAAACGCAAGAGCGGAGCGGGAGCAGTGGGAAAACACATCTGCTCTGAATGAGATCAGGAAGTAGAAGTAGAAGTTTGCTTTCGAGGGGAGAGCATACCAGTATGCCGTACTGCCATTCGGGCTGGCCCTGTCGCATCGCGCCTTACAAAGGTTGTCGAAGGCAGCTCTAGTCCCACTCAGGCAGCTTGGGGTTTGCATCCTGAATTATCTCGAAGACTGGCTGATCCTCAGCCACTCGCGACAGCAGGTTTGCGAACACAAGGACCTGGTTTCTCCACCATCTTGCCcgtctgggccttcgggtcaactgggaaaagagcaaactctgcccagtgcagaggatctcttttcccggtatggagatcgactcggtcgccatgtccACGCAGCTTACGAGCGAGCGCTCGCAGTCTCTGCTGGACTGCCTTCATCAGATCGAGCGCAGGAACGTTGTCCCACGGAAattttttcagaggctcctggggcatatggcagcCACAGTAACGCCGCTCTGGTTGctccatatgagaccgcttcagcactggcttcgcgatcatGTCCCGAGGTGGGCATGGCAACGCAGCGCGTTGACCCCGTCCTGCCGCCAAACTTTCACCCCGTGGAGGAACCAGTTTCTATGGGTGGAAATTCCCTTAGAATGAGTTTCCAGGCATGTTGTGGTATCCACGGATGCCTCTGCCACGGGCTGgtgtgccatgtgcaatggttTGAtggctgatatgggaccagtttgGCGACGCACAGTTAGATCTGGTTGCCTACCACGACTCCTCCCATCGCCgctggtactattccctgaccgaggggaccctcggcacggatgcactagCACACAGCTGGCCGCAGAGCCtgcgcaagtatgcgtttcccccagtgagccttctcgcACAGCTCCTGTGCAAGATCAgcgaggacaaggagcaggttcTCATGGTCGCTGTTTCAAGGCAACGAAGTTCACTGCACACTTTAATTCAAACGACATAGACTTGtacatagcaaaaaaaaaaaaaaaatgatatgtaCATAACTAGGGCTGTGATGGTGGCAGTTTTTTACCACAGCGGTGGTCTAGGGCTGTGCTGGTTAACATGACAACTGCACCACCGTGGTGCAGTTAACGCCATTTTACATGAATATTATGACACGAGTAAAGcacaacacaaaataaataatagggtCGCAATTAAATGATACCTTGCAGCCATGGAAACATAACATTCATGCCAAAcaagatacttttttttatgtctATAATAATATATAGAAAATAATAGATTCCATGTCCAGTAGAATAAAATGGAGTAAGCCTATTGTTAAATTTGTGGAAAATTGGGTGGCAAGTTCACAGAATGCAAAGCTTAAATTTGCAGCTTAAAGCTTAAAGCTTTCCTCTCAGGACACCTGTTGCACCAGCTGTGTGCAAGTTACAACTAGCCTAGTTTTGATGTAAATGGGCACTAAGTTACAACGTTGATGCATTCCTAAACAGTTTTGCGTTGCATCATTTAACTTAGTTGAAGCCTAACCCTATgtataaactaaatatttactGATCAGGAGTAACATTAACAGATATAATAGCAGGCAGGCTGAACGGTGTCACGCTCTTGTTTTACATGatagaaaacattttaattaacgTTATGTTAGTGGTTAacttaaaatgaacaaaaaccaAACAGTGCGCCTGCGTCCATAGGTCCGTGTTGTGTTATGCAACATAAAAACATGcaatttcttatttatttattttttgtttaagtatttatttattgatcctTAATTTAGTTTCAAATAGCCTTTCTTggtgttatttatatataaaagcaCTTGTTATTCAGGATTTAGTATATTATTTAAAAGGAActttttatcattatttacaTGAAGCAAAGTAGTTAAGAAAGAACAATaaacaaaagttcacaacaacTTACTACGATAAAATTATTTCCCATTGCTTTCTCCCCTGTTCTGACATCCTGGTGCACATAAGCTGTCCATCACGTTGAAATAGTAAGGTTTAAACAGTCtggttttaaattatgttatagaTAACAATGCTACAGCCGCTCTGGCGCTCCCCTGATTGCCTGCCAAAATGGTGGAAGCTATAAAGTTAGGCTACCTGTTGGCTAACACCACCTAGGCTACAAGTAAAGTAGGCTTAGacgccagcagccatatcaccctgtagcccaagactgatttcccactgaagctaagcagggctgagcctggccagtacctggatgggagaccaaatggGAAAACCAAATGGTAGAGGtattagtgaggccagcagggggcactcaccctgtggtctgtgtgggtcctaacgccccagtatagtgatggggacactatactgtcagtGAGCactgtccttcggatgagacgttaaaccgaggtcccgactctgtggtcgttaaaaatcccaggatgtccttcgataaagagtaagggtgtaaccccggcatcctggccaaatttgcccattggcccctgtccatcatggcctcctaataatccccatatcctgattggcttcatcactcagtctcctctccaccaatcagctggtgtgtggtgagcgttctggcgcaaaatggctgccgtcgcatcatccaggtggatgctgcacattggtggtggttgaggagattccccccttctatatgtaaatatgaaaaggaacttgtcagggttctgccctggcagctctgtcttttttgtctttgtttaatgtctctatgtttgtgttgtgtcttagtgcatggatctgtctctgtgtttgtcatgtgttcctcttgtcctgcctccttgtttgctgttaccacgcctccttgtttagtctggtctagtcctcgtttcactaattgtgctcacctgttcctcatgtgctctgctccctttatattgtgctcCTTCCCTCTtgtctttgctggttcgttGCATTTGTGTGCGTTAGTTTGTCCGTGCAAGCTTCTAGCCCAGTGTCTAGTCAGTTCTAGATTTTGTATCTcctgtttttctagctttggaattattttcagttttttgtttgttcctgagttttttagtctagtgaagtttctgtctttattttgcttgttttctccGGGTTTTATTTTGGTATTTTTCTCTAGCctgattgtttagttttcttggttttgatagcttacctttttattttatttttcctgttttccactTATTTTTAGTTCAGTCTTTTTATAGAGATtggttttgatttatttttccccgttttctagctccagttattaagtttttgtttaatttagtcatCGTTTGTAGTGTGTCTGttgtttcttgttgtcttgtctagagtcttgtcgtgtgtcctgtgttgttttctgtcctaagtttttccctggccgctgtctccactgcctgTCAGCCAAGACGGGAGCTGCTTCTATGAGAACATCAAGCCTCAGGTTCCTGCCTGGATTGGTCCACCATCGCCCTGCCTGGTGTTGCCTCCGAAGCTGTCGTCAAGTTCATTGGCTGCCTggactggtctcagtggtcatccCCCCCCTGCTCGTCATCATGGTGTCTTTCCCCTGCcctggtgtttggactgtcactcatccactaCCCCATTGTGTCTGTTGATCTGTCTTGTTAATAAATCGTCATTGttgttcactctgcatctgggtcctccacTTCCTGATCCCTGACAGAACTATAATAACCCTGATTGTTGTGTTTTCAGTGTTTCCGGCTGCAATAGTCATAGCTGTTGCTTCTTTAGGAGAATATAAAGCAGTGATTATAAACGAAACGCCTGGAAAAACCACACACATGTAAGTTCTTGTCACTAATGCATGGATTAATGAAGCTGAACAAGTCTACATTTTCTCTTCTCTTCTAATTGTAGGTGCTGGATTACAAATCCTTTAATTTACTACATAGTGAACATTGGCTACTACGCCTTTGTCTTTATCTTCACAACTGGAATATTCATCACGATGGTCACTAATATTGTCAAGAACAGTCCATACAAAAAGCAGCTCATGATAGTATTAAGTGTGTTCCTGCTCTTCGGCCTGACGTGGGCTGTGGCGTTCTTCAGTTATGGACCGATGGTCATTCCCTCATATTACATCTTCACTGTGTTGAACTCGTTTCAGGGTGAGAAACAATTAGGGATGCTCCGATCTGATATTCAGTATCGGTATCGACTTCGGTACAGTTATTTTTGCCTGTTCAGTTATTGGTCAGACAGGACTCAAATTGTTGTTACTGTTACGCTCCACAAAAAGGCATCATAAAAGCTTTCTTCCACTATATTCTAAGTCTTTCAAAGCCATTCAATGGTTtaatatgatggacagatgaacaTTTTGACGTTACATTAAATATTTCTGGCTGTCATTCATTCTCCATTCAGCATTCAAACAGAATGCCACATTTGGTTACGGTAATCAGAACGGTAAAACTCTCCAAGATGATTCAATGTTCCCATTATAATACTTGACCGAGGTCTGTGGATTTGCATAAAAAAAGAGtttattgcagttttaaaaTGATGTGATTTTTTCTACACTGCATGTCTgttagatcacaacactggaGTAGAGATGACCATAAACTGGCAtacaaaataacataaaataaactaTTTGAAGTGCaactggatttttttatttatttattaataatacaatattatattatttttacaatattattattattgtataaaaatgtaaaccGGTACACCCCTAGAAACTATCTAAAGGGTCCTACATGAACAAAAAgagtgtatttttttaatcaaaactaTTAATtacatcaaaaatatatattgattaCTGATAGTTATTACAATTCATTTGACCCCCAAAAAAATTTGTTatagctgaaaaaaaaaaaaatgcaaacagATTTAatgatatttgaaatgtatttgaaTTAGATCTCTTATTTTTTCAGGGTTTGTCCTCTTCCTGTATTACTACCACATACAAAAGTCCTAGAAGGCCATTTCTCCGATGATCCAGAAAGCTCTGAATCAACCACCATATTATAACCTGATTTTTTGCCTGTCtcggattacccttttgcctctgtcccttgttttgtttgcctgaTTGAACTGCCTacctgtgtatgaccttttgcctgttttatggactacgactttggattacactttaataaatactgcgtttggatcttcaaccttctgtctcagagtaATTCGTAACAGAAGACTTTGCCATGCACAGATC is from Pseudorasbora parva isolate DD20220531a chromosome 10, ASM2467924v1, whole genome shotgun sequence and encodes:
- the LOC137090490 gene encoding adhesion G-protein coupled receptor G1-like, which gives rise to MGDIIGILQIQAENTKTEDACYSIEQNMIYILDCQSDLNTEFDWSVTISSEAFDQSRLGNNGTAFAGVLRFKNMGKKDEIKNYTVLNNEVYGIMMGANISNLTNNIEIFFKQKDLFGEPSCSSWDGKGNLDWTTSGCETELINNNTIKCSCSHLTFFAVLMFPPEEKVNITAAYVASLSLISYIGCGISMFFHTVALFMHFLRKAKSNQATKILMNMFVALFLLNLSFLTNESVANTEVMSACIFIALLMHYSMLTTFTWFFIQALHMYLWLIRKTMTITNYMRKITLFGWMFPAAIVIAVASLGEYKAVIINETPGKTTHMCWITNPLIYYIVNIGYYAFVFIFTTGIFITMVTNIVKNSPYKKQLMIVLSVFLLFGLTWAVAFFSYGPMVIPSYYIFTVLNSFQGFVLFLYYYHIQKS